From the genome of Vicia villosa cultivar HV-30 ecotype Madison, WI linkage group LG2, Vvil1.0, whole genome shotgun sequence, one region includes:
- the LOC131648850 gene encoding uncharacterized protein LOC131648850: MKASQSRQKSYHDKRRKDLEFQAGDHVFLRVTPVTGVGRALKSKKLTPRFIGPYQILDRVGKVAYRVALPPTLSNLHNVFHVSQLRKYIPDPSHVVQMDDVQVRDNLTVETKPVRIADREMKTLRGREISLVKVVWLGAAGESITWELESKMRDSYPELFESEFMSLCELSLMNL; encoded by the exons atgaaggcttctcagagtagacagaagagctatcatgacaaGAGAAGGAAGGATTTGGAATTTCAAGCTGGTGACcatgtgtttttgagagtcaCACCCGTGACTGGTGTGGGGCGAGCCTTGAAgtctaagaagctcactcctcgttttatcgGTCCCTATCAGATTCTGGACAGAGTGGGAAAAGTTGCTTACCGAGTGGCGTTGCCGCCAACTCTTTCTAATTTGCacaatgtgtttcatgtgtcacaactccgAAAGTACATTCCAGATCCGTCTCATGTAGTACAGATGGATGACGTACAAGTGCGAGATAATCTCACTGTGGAAACTAAGCCTGTAAGGATCGCGGATCGGGAAATGAAGACTCTGAGAGGAAGAGAGATTTCATTGGTGAAAGTTGTTTGGTTGGGAGCAGCTGGGGAAAGCAtaacgtgggaattggagagcaagatgcgagactcctacCCCGAGTTGTTTGAATCAG AGTTCATGAGTTTATGTGAACTGTCATTGATGAATTTGTGA